The window AACATTCGCTTGTTTAAGCCTATTTGATTAGCCGACAAGCCAACACCTGCACGAAGTTTATGTTTTTCAGCCATTATAGGGTCTTGACTATTTTTCAAGTAGTTTAACATACAAACTAAATTTCCCTTATCCTCATTATTTAAAGGGAAAGGGACTTCTTTTAATTTTTTTCTTAATATATTTGCTCCTTCTAATACAATGTCTTTCATTTTAATCATGTAATTTCTTTTGAATTTATTCATATATAAATACCTCATCTACCTTTGTATTTAGTGCTTTCGCAATTTTAAAAGCCAGTGAAATGGTGGGGTCATATTTATCATTTTCAATACAATTAATTGTTTGCCTTGATACACCACATTTTTTCGCTAACTCCTCTTGGGTAATTCCCAATTTTTTTCTTAACACCTTAATTATATTTTTCATTGTAGAAAACCCTTTCTAAATGTCCAATACTTTTGACATTTAGAATTATACATATATCCTCTATAAATGTTCAATACTTTTGATAAAAATTTCTTTTATGAACACCTTAAAAGAAAATTAACTTATTTAAGCGATTCCCTTTCAAAATGAAACAACTTTATTATTTCTACACAGCTACTTTAACATTTCCTTGTTGAACTAACCTGCTTCGTTAGTTCAATAAAGAAAAAGGCTATGTTAGGAAAAGGTTGATTTATAACGTTAGGAATCCGCTGTATATGCAAGATAGTATTCAAAATATGATCCAGTGCAATTTCTTTTGAACAGTATTGAAAGCTTTGTTGTATCTAAGTTCAAACGATAGTGATTTAAAGGGTGTATATGAATGAAATACAAAAAAAACACTTAATACATTGGTATGACAACGTTTTAAGTGTTTTATGTCGACCCAAAAACTTGCATTTGGGAACGTTATTTTTGAATGATATGTATAAAATATACAAATGCTATTAGCATTACATTTCTGTGATCATTATTCATCAAAGCGCCTTTCGTAATGGAATAACAGATTAGTTTCTTGCTTCATCAAATCAATAATAAAGACCCTTTCGAGTATTATCGAATTATGTTCTCTGCAAAAAATAAATAAATTTTTTTAGACTTTGCGGTTGTTGTTTTCTATGTTTGATTATAAAATCTATCTTGATTGTTTCGGACAGTTCTTTATATTGAATTGTTTGTATTTCTTTTCGACTATTTGCAACGTCTGCCGGTATTATACTGATACCAAGTCCATCATGAACTGCTTGCAGAATGGATTCAAGTGAATCAAACTCAATGATAGCTGGATCATGGAAATTATTCCTCTCGGAAAAATCTAGTGTTTTATTTCTGTATATGCAATTTGTATCACTATTAACAATTAACGTTTGATCTTGTTGCTTTTCAAGTTTACTATATTTAGGTGAAATGAGTACGATTTTCTCAAAATAACTATAAACAGTTTCGAACTGAGAGTGGTTATACGAATCATTTATAAAAACTCCATCGAGTTCGCCATAGAAAAGCATTTCTTGTAACTTTTGCTTATCATTCGTTCTTACTTTTACATCAATGTTTTATGTTCTCTCAAAAATGAAGAAAACAGCTGAGGAATTCTAATTGCAGAAATTGTTTGGGATGCACCTATTGTTAAAGATCCTCTCCATTTTTTAGGATTAACTAATGATTTAGCTTCATCCATCAATAGTATAATTTGATTTGTATACTCTAGTAAGACGTTTCCCTCCTCAGTCAACGTTACCCCTCTATTATTACGCATAAATAATTTAACGCCTAATTCATCTTCTAAACTCCTAATTCTCTGACTAACATTAGGTTGTACATAACCCAATTTTTCAGCAGCTTTAGATACTGATTGTAGTTCTGCAACATGCTTAAAAATCCACAAATCATGACTTTCCAAGAATAACATTCCTCTCCCTGGTATCATTTAGAATGATACCTCCTTCATTATTCAGTATTATACTCTTCCTACTCATAAAAATATAATAAAACATATTAAATCAAACACAGTAAGGATGATTGAGAATGGAATTAAGAGATAAAGTAATCCTAATAACTGGCGGTGGCACTGGTGTTGGAAAAGCAACAGCTTTGAAATTATCAGCTGAAGGTGCAAAAGTTGTGATTAATTATAGTCGATCTGAAAAAGAAGCTGTCGAAGTTGTTAATGAGATTACACTGCTAGGAGGAACAGCATTCGCTTATAGAGCGAATGTAGAGATAGAAAAAGAAGTGAATGATTTAGTATCCCATATTGTTACATCTTTTGGGACGATCGATGCTTTAGTAAACAATGCTAGTATTACAGCTCAAATAGCTATGGATGACTTAGACGCCGTAACAGATGAAGTATGGGACTCCCTTTTCAGTGTAAATGTGAAAGGAATGTTTCATTGCGTAAAAGCTGTTGTTCCTTATATGAAGAAGCAACAATCAGGTGTGATTGTTAATATGGGCAGTGTGGCAGGAATAACCGGAATAGGCTCATCTATCCCATATGCAGCAACAAAATCAGCAATTCACACAATGACAAGGTCGTTAGCTATCGCATTAGCACCTTTTATTAGGGTGAATAGTATATCTCCTGGTGCAGTTGATACAAGGTGGTGGTCTGGTAATGAAGAAAAGATGTATCAACTTGCGGGGAACTTACCACTTAAGAGAATTTCAATACCTGATGATATTGCAGAGGCTATTCTTTTTCAACTGACTCAAGAATCTATCACGGGTCAAGTTTTTACAATTGATAATGGTCAAACACTTTGAAGTTTAAAATTTCCCCATAATATTAAACACCCCCCTATGGGTATACCAAATAAGAGGGTGTTTAGAATGTTTTACAATAACATACAAAACATACTCTGGACAACATTTTTAAGCATACTATACCAATCTTCCTAAAAGTTATAAAAATAACACCTTTTACTATAACTAGTTCCACAATCTCATAGGTATCTTATTTGCGGTTGAGAACACTCGAACCTGCATGGGCTATAGACAAGATCCTTAGTGGCAAGAAGGTCACTATGAATTGTGACAGAGGAAGCCCAGGAATTTTGATCGCTGGGGTCAGCATCTGGAAAGTCTCGATTTTTCTCATCCATCTGTTCCAATCCTCCATTGTAGTTAGTAATCTTACTGTTCATTATTCAACAGACAGAAATATCCTTATACTACCGTCTTTAGAGTGAAATTGAAAATCAGTTTTGTATGCTCTTTTTAAATCACTTTTCCAGATATCCACCCAAGCGTTAAAAACACCTTGTGAATCAGTATTATCTACTTCTACAACATGATAGTTACCTGCTGGAATGATGACACTACTTTCATCAATAAATTTCTCTTCAGTACCAATATGCAAATCATAATCACCTGTAAAATCACTTTCATAATTATTATAAACAGCATATACATCACCTTTTAAATTTAAACGAAGAATCTCTTCCCATAGACTAAGTAGTGCATCTGTATTTTGATTATTTGTTCTTATTCTTTTTCCATAAATATGTTTCTCAGTAACTGCTACATTCATTGTTAATTCCTCCTACTAGTTGATATAGAAAGTGTAGCATTCATACTATGACAACAGTCTGTCAGCTTTTATAAATAAATTTAATTTCATTCCTATATTCATTTTTAAGCCATAGTGGAGATAGTACCTTTACATGCCTACCAAACATCAATAAAAATGGCAGTACATTTTTATTGATGTCATAATTAAAGGCTACTTTTAAACTCCCATCTTCAAGTACAGATATTTCATCCTTAGTAAAAAAATCGTATAGTTTCCCAAGTTCACTTTTCGAAAACAGTAATATAATTTCCTCGACTTTAGCTGACTTATTAGTCAAATACTCATTTTCTTTCGTATAGACAGTTCTAGTATTGTCATGTATTACTTCCATATTTCTTATCCTAGTCAATTTAAAAAACCTTAAAGCTTTTCTGGATTCACAAAAGGCTTCTAAATACCAACTACCATTCATAAAATTTAGTTTTAAAGGTTGAATAATTCGACTAGATACATTCGCTGTTTGTGAAACATAAGAAATACAAATTTTATTTCCTTCATCAATTATAGAGAGTATTTTTTTTATCTTCACTTTTGTTTCGTCTTCTATAATTTCTCTGTGCAGGGTAGATGATATTATCGTAATGTTAGAATGATAGTCTTCTTTATTTTCTTTCAATAGTTCTATTTTTCTTTGTAAAATTGACAGTTGATTCGTATCAAATAATTCATTTTTTAATGTTAAACCTTCTAATAAAAATTTCTTTTCCTCTTCATTAAATGTAAATTTATCTAGTTGATAGTTATCAGTTAAAGTAAATCCACCATTCTTTCCTAAATATGAAATAATAGGGATACCGATTGCCGACAAAGCATCCATATCTCTATAAATCGTTCTTGTACTTACTTCAAATTCATTGGCTAATTCTTCAGCAGACACTATGTTTTTCTTCAATAAGTAGATAAGTATTGAAAACATTCTCGCGGTTTTCATGGCTTGTTCATCCTCCTATAGGTGTGTGAATGATTAACAGTTTGAATCGCTACATCTGAAAGTCTCTCCGATTTAACGAGCTCCTTTTTATTTTCCAAGAGCGTTGCTACAAATAAAATAATTTGTACTACAATAACGATATAAGATAATAAATACCAGTAGCATAAACAATAGGGCCGCTTTTTTAAAAGTGGCCCTTTTTGTATTTTTAGATATAGTTCGATTCAACCAACACTCTATTTTATCTCCAAAGCTATGATATATATCATTTTTCTAATTAAACTAAACTGCCTCGTTAGTTCAATAAGAAAAAAGTGCTGCCTAAGCAACTCAATGTTCTTCAAGTAAAGCCCCCATTAGTTTAAGAAGAAGTTGTTTTGAAATTAAAGGACAGTACTCATAAAGAGTTTAGGTGCATTTCTATAGATTTTGCCTTATCATAGATCAATTTTTTTAACATTACAGGAATAATAGAATTAATTGATTGTCCAAATTTTAAAAAATAGTTAGCTATAAAATCTTCCTCAGCTTTATTAAAATAGCCAGTTATTATGAAATTTTCATTGTCACTTTGAATTTTCATAGAAGGGTAATTTTCCTTATCAAAGATATCTTTCCCCTGTTTATTAACGATGACAGTAAAATCAATGGCATTAGGTTCTTTATGAAAATTATCAAGATAATCTAATAGTACTTCCAATTTTTTAGATTTGAAATCATTAGTTTCTGTTATTAAGAGGATTTTATCACATCGAAGAATTTGTATCTTTTCTGTTTTAATATTGAAAATTTTAGCATACCATTGCCCAAATTTAGAGTGTATTCGAATAAACTGTGCGACCATTTGTTTGTTTGTCTCTTTTTTTGAATAGGTTAAACAATAAACCTTTTCTGTAAAAATCCCTTGTAAAATTTCTTTTAAGTACGGACTAAAATTACTATGATTTGTGACCTCTAATGAGAGTACTTGATTCATAATTGAAATATTATTACGCACATTTTCAGGTAATACATTTTTAAATTTATTTTCTAGTGCGATGTTTTCTATTTCAAATGGCTTTGTTTTGTATCCATTTAAAGTGAGTAGAGAGAAATATAATCCATACATTTCATCGACAGTAAAAAAAACCGGTGACAATATACTACTATCTAATATCTCATACCTTCCATTTCTACCTAATTCCGAATATATCGGCATACCTATTTGTTCTAATGATTGAATATCTCGAAGTGCTGTACTTTTTGAAATGTTATACCTCTCCATTAAATCTTTTAAATTAAATGTTCTCTTATTATTCAAAAAAATAAGTAAATCATTTATACGTTCGGTTTTCTTCATAAATTATCTCCATAAAAGGTGTCATATATTGATACCTTTTTATCTTATACTAAGACTATCAATTAAAAAAGGAGCTAGTAATCTACTAACGGGGCAGGTTAGTTGAACAAGGCAAACGAATTTTAGTTAGGGAAATAATAATTAAGGAAACAAATACTTTGGAGTTGAAAGGGAGGAACCTTTCAATAAGACTTTGTTGACTCTACGAGGAAAGCTTTCAAACCAAGCTTTGGGTGTGTTTTCTTATTCAACAAACGGGCCAAATTGTGTTAAAGAAATTTTCATATCTGTATAAAAGCAATAACAAAAAAGGAGAATTAATATGCTTAAAATGTTTTTAGCATCTTCGTTTAAAGATGTAGTTGATCTATTTAGAAAATTTGCTGATGAAGACTTAAAAGGGAAAACTCTAACGTTTATTCCTACTGCGAGTATTCCAGAAGAGGTAGTTCACTATGTTAATACAGCAAAAGAAGAATTCAAAAAGTTGGGCGTGGTCCTTGTAGAACTCGATGTTGCTGTAGCATCGCCAGAAGAGATTAAAGAAAAATTGGAACGAAACGATTTTATCTATGTATCAGGAGGAAATACTTTTTTCTTGTTGCAAGAGTTGAGAAGATCAGGAGCAGATAAGATAATGAAAGAGCAAGTTGATTCAGGAAAATTGTATATTGGAGAATCAGCAGGAGCTATAGTAACTTCCCCTAATATAGAGTATATAAGATTTATGGACGATAAAGAAAAAGCTACTCAATTGAAAACGTTTGAAGGTTTAAACTTAATGGAATTTTATCCAGTTCCTCACTATAGTAACGAGCCATTTAAGGACTCGGCATCGGCTATAATTGCTCATTATGGTTCCACGTTAAACCTTTTACCCATCTCAAATACACAAGTAATTAAAGTTAAAGAAAACGATGTAATTGTTTGTTAATAAACTCAACTAACGGGCGCGTTTGTTGAATAAGCTCCACTTTTCTGATTCAACAAATGGGTGCTTTAGTGCAACAAGGATTTATAACGTATACATAAATAAAGCGAATAATGTTCCCAAATGAGTGATCCCAAGAGTAACGGGTTCCGTTTCCTATCGCAAAACTTTAATTTCCCTTATTTATTAATTTATTTAATGTTCTTATTGAACTAACCTACTTACGTTCGTTCAATAAAAAAAAAGCTGCCTAAGCAACTCTATGATCTTCTAGTAAAGCCCCCGTTAGTTTAATAAGAACAGCGACGCTTCTTCCACAATCGCGCCCGATAACTAAATAACGGTTAGCTTCTATTAGCTGATTGTGGAATTCCAAAGGGGTTTCTATTGGCGGTTCAGTTCAGCTAATTATTTTTCTGGTACTATAACGCTATGTTGAACTCCTTGTTATTCTTTTCCACTAAACTCTAAAATATTTAAACCCTCGGATGCTTCTGGTGCTTCAAAAAATTTAGTAACATGAATAAACGTCGCTTCCGTGTCAAAAGCTGCTCTTTCGGGTTGTTCGTTACGCCTTTGTGCAATTTGACTTAAGCATTGCTCGTTATTCAAATTAAGGAAAATTAGCTGATGGTTTGCATTGACCTCTGATGCTATATCCCAAAACCACTTTCGCTGTTTTTGAGTGTTACCTGGAAAATCCATCACTACATCTGTACCAACACTTAATATGTTTTGGACAAGCTTTTTCACCATCGGCTTGAGCTGCGCTGAAAATTTTAGATAGTCCTCAAATGATGTGATTTGATTGGGATAAAGAGATGAAAGCCATTCATCCTCAGATAACAGTACCGCATGTTTTTCTATAGCCAATTGGTTTGATTTAGTTGATTTTCCTGCTCCCATTTTTCCACAGAAAAAGTATAGAGTCCCCAATTGTTTCATATTTTATTCCTCCGGGCTTATTATATTGGTTGTTGCCTCACCTTGTAATACTATAATTTACAACCTAAGTTACTAGTAATAGTAACTGACTTTTTTAAGTATGAATATTCAGTTTCAAAAATTCAATATCTAAATCGGGTCTTTTAATTTTAAATTTAATTTTTTAATGTTTTAGGATATCCCCCCCTAAGACCTGCTTATTTTAACCTTTATTCAAGAATATGGCCCGATTGTTGAATTACAAGTTAAACAACACTCTTCAACTAAACTGCACCGTTAGTTTAATAAGAAAAAGCTACCCTTACAGGCAGCCTTGTTCTGCTAAAGCCCCCCTTAGTTGAAGAACAGAACTCTAACGTATTTTAAAGCAAGATCTTGAATCAATAAAAATATCAACAAGCCACATACTCCTAAACCAATAGATATAAATAAATGAACGGAGTTTTGCAAGGCTATATAAACGATTACTAACAAAACAGCAGTTGCAGGTAATCCCCAAAGTACCCCTAATGTAAACTTGCTTAACATTGCTGTTTGCTCCCCTTGGACATACAGCCATATAATGCTTAGTAAACTTACTAAAGGAAATGCAGCTATTATTCCTCCATATGAAGGAAATCTTCTTGAAATCTCCGTAACAACACCAATAACGATTGCTGAAGCAATAATTTTCGTTATCACATACATTGTTTTGCACGATCACTTAAGATTTTTAGGGCTTGTTCTACTAAATTCTTTTCATTGTCATCAAGTTGATTCAACACTTGTTCTAATTTTTCTTCATCTAAACTAGTATTTCTATGTAAAACTTCTTTACCAAAATCCGTTAGACAAAGAATTACTTTTCTTTCATCAAGAGGATCTCTCCCCTTTATTAAATAGTTCTTTTCAATCATTCTTTTAACGTGTTCCGAGGCAGTATTATGAGAAACCTGTATGAATGAAGCAATTTCATTTACTCCTATCTCATCCTGTTTATCTACAAGTTGAAGAATACGGACCACTTGATGAGAGATTTTTTCTTTATGAAGATAATGTAAATGGAAATAAATATCTGTCCAATATTGATTTAATAGTGAAACTTTACTGTTCATAAATACCACTCCTTTATATCGTCAATTACGATTGTATCGTATATTACGATGCAAAGTAAAGAGTTTGTTTTTTTCATACAAATCGGAATCTCTTATTAAACTAACCTGCCCCGTTAGTTCAATAAGAAAAAAGAGCTGCATACGCAAGGCACTGACTACCCTTTTTGAGACAAAAATAAAACACCCTATTATGCAGCCAATTGACGGTATTGAACCGGCGATTGGCTGTTTAGTTTCGTTTGAATACGGATATTGTTATAATAAGTAATGTATTCTTCGACAATCTGTATCACACGTGCATTCGTTGTGCGATAGATATCGTCGAGATAGAACGTTTCAGACTTTAGCGTGGAATGAAACGATTCGATTGGGGAATTATCAGCTGGCGTGCCTTTGCGGGACATGCTCATGGTAATTCCTTTTTCTTTGGCTGCTTTTTGATAAGCATAGGATGTATAAACGGACCCTTGGTCACTATGCAGAATGCATCCTTCTGGTAGCTTAGGCAATTGATAGAGCGTATCCAACACAAAATCAGTGTCTTGTTTGATACCAGTAGTTTGTGCCACAATTTCTCCATTGTAGACATCGAGAATACTAGAAAGATACATCATCGATTGACCAAAAGGCAAGTACGTAATATCCGTGACTAGCTTCTCCATGGGCTTAGATGCTGTAAAATCACGTGCTAATAAATTCGGTGCAACGTATGCTGGCTGCCCGGTACGCTTCCGTTTCTTCACCTTTACTTTACATTGCCAACCATATTTTTGCATAACACGTTGCACAGTCTTCCTACAAACTCCTGGATACAGATTAGCAATCTTTCGATAACCATATCGAAATTTATTCTGTTTGCACAAGTCACCAATCTGCTGATCTCGAATCTCCTTTTGTGTGGATTGATCCACATCATTTCTCCAACGATAGTATGACGAGCGACCTACGCCTAAATGAAGACAGATTTCACCAATTGGCAAAACATCTTTTAATTCTTCAACTAATTGAAGTACTACTTTTGGCGCCACTTCCCTTCCAATTCCGCGTACTTTTTTAAAACTTCAATCTGTTGTTTCAACTCCAAATTCTCTGCCTGTAGCTTGGCTGTCTCGCTTTCAAATTCCGGTCCTTTGCCGAAGGCATATTGTTTACCAACTGGTTGTTTAAGACGGTGCATTTCACCATTTCGATACCAATGCATCCATCGCTTCAACTGCGTATAGTTTCGAATGTCCAATTCTTCCATTACTTCTTTTACCGGTACGTTAGCCAATCGCATTTCAATTGCCTTCATTTTCACTTCTACTGGATAACTGACTCTTGTTCCCATAGAAAAACACCTCCACATTGATTATTTCAGGTTTAAGTCCCCGTTATTCAATGAAAGGTGTTTTTATTTGTCTCATATTATTAGGTCAGTGCCCAACTCAATGATCTTCAAGTAAAGCCCCCGTTAGTAAAAAAATCACTTTAAAAAGGACTTGTCAAAATACTCCATTACTAGTATTACTAGCCCCAAAATCGACAACAACAATCCTACAACAAATGGGAAACCTAGGAATAAACTTTCAACACTTTCATTCGCATATTGCTTTCCTCCAAAAATTGCATACCACAACTGTGAACCAGACCAACTATTCATGCTGGGAATATATAATGCTGCCACCACAATTATAGTTAATGTAGTAAATAATCCCCCTAACATTATAAAACCGCCAATTACTGTCCTTTTCATTCTTTCGCCCCCAATCTATAAATTTCCCCCCTTATTTTCATCCCCTTCTATTCTATCTATTTCTCCAAGCAATTTAGATTTCCCTTGTTCAACTAACCTGCCCCGTTAGTTTAAGTACATTTCTTCACAATCTTCATTATGATATTAACGTAAATTTCCAACGAAAACCAACTCACTTTTAGAAATTTTTAAAAGTGAGCATTTAACTGGACGGACCATTCTAATCTGTAAATTTATCAATATTTGTTATTTTTGGAAAATATGTAGGGTATAGTAGGATTAGATTCGTCTTATAAGGTAGAAAGGGGGAGAGTGCTATTCAGGATGAGATTTTAGTAGAAAAAGTGAAAGCAGGTGATGAGCAGGCGTTTCGTTTCCTTATTGAAAGATATAAAAATGATTTGTTCAAGGCGTTATATCCGATCCTCAGGAATGAGAAGGATGCAGAGGATGTAACTCAAGAAGTGTTTTTAAAAATCTATTATGCTCTCCCTCAGTACAAATCACAAGGTTTGAAGGCGTGGATGACGCGGATTGCGATTAATCATGCAATTGATTTAAAGCGCAAGAAGCAACGTCAGAATGAAACGGTTCTTGAACCAGAAGTGTTTTCAGCAATAGCTCAAACCGGTTGTAATACCATTGCTCTTCTTCTGCGAAAAGAACAGAGAGAGGTAGTACGACATCGATTAGATGAAATGCCCCCTAATTATAGAGATGTTATTTATGCGTATTACATAACTGAAAAAAGTTATAAACAAATCGCTGATGAGCAGGAGGTTGAGGTTAAGACAATAGAAATGAAGTTGTACCGTGCAAGAAATTGGATGAAAAAACATTGGAAGGAGG is drawn from Solibacillus sp. R5-41 and contains these coding sequences:
- a CDS encoding Type 1 glutamine amidotransferase-like domain-containing protein encodes the protein MLKMFLASSFKDVVDLFRKFADEDLKGKTLTFIPTASIPEEVVHYVNTAKEEFKKLGVVLVELDVAVASPEEIKEKLERNDFIYVSGGNTFFLLQELRRSGADKIMKEQVDSGKLYIGESAGAIVTSPNIEYIRFMDDKEKATQLKTFEGLNLMEFYPVPHYSNEPFKDSASAIIAHYGSTLNLLPISNTQVIKVKENDVIVC
- a CDS encoding GyrI-like domain-containing protein, which gives rise to MNVAVTEKHIYGKRIRTNNQNTDALLSLWEEILRLNLKGDVYAVYNNYESDFTGDYDLHIGTEEKFIDESSVIIPAGNYHVVEVDNTDSQGVFNAWVDIWKSDLKRAYKTDFQFHSKDGSIRIFLSVE
- a CDS encoding SDR family NAD(P)-dependent oxidoreductase; its protein translation is MELRDKVILITGGGTGVGKATALKLSAEGAKVVINYSRSEKEAVEVVNEITLLGGTAFAYRANVEIEKEVNDLVSHIVTSFGTIDALVNNASITAQIAMDDLDAVTDEVWDSLFSVNVKGMFHCVKAVVPYMKKQQSGVIVNMGSVAGITGIGSSIPYAATKSAIHTMTRSLAIALAPFIRVNSISPGAVDTRWWSGNEEKMYQLAGNLPLKRISIPDDIAEAILFQLTQESITGQVFTIDNGQTL
- a CDS encoding YafY family protein, whose translation is MKKTERINDLLIFLNNKRTFNLKDLMERYNISKSTALRDIQSLEQIGMPIYSELGRNGRYEILDSSILSPVFFTVDEMYGLYFSLLTLNGYKTKPFEIENIALENKFKNVLPENVRNNISIMNQVLSLEVTNHSNFSPYLKEILQGIFTEKVYCLTYSKKETNKQMVAQFIRIHSKFGQWYAKIFNIKTEKIQILRCDKILLITETNDFKSKKLEVLLDYLDNFHKEPNAIDFTVIVNKQGKDIFDKENYPSMKIQSDNENFIITGYFNKAEEDFIANYFLKFGQSINSIIPVMLKKLIYDKAKSIEMHLNSL
- a CDS encoding sigma-70 family RNA polymerase sigma factor; the protein is MKAGDEQAFRFLIERYKNDLFKALYPILRNEKDAEDVTQEVFLKIYYALPQYKSQGLKAWMTRIAINHAIDLKRKKQRQNETVLEPEVFSAIAQTGCNTIALLLRKEQREVVRHRLDEMPPNYRDVIYAYYITEKSYKQIADEQEVEVKTIEMKLYRARNWMKKHWKEDDF
- a CDS encoding YafY family protein; translation: MKTARMFSILIYLLKKNIVSAEELANEFEVSTRTIYRDMDALSAIGIPIISYLGKNGGFTLTDNYQLDKFTFNEEEKKFLLEGLTLKNELFDTNQLSILQRKIELLKENKEDYHSNITIISSTLHREIIEDETKVKIKKILSIIDEGNKICISYVSQTANVSSRIIQPLKLNFMNGSWYLEAFCESRKALRFFKLTRIRNMEVIHDNTRTVYTKENEYLTNKSAKVEEIILLFSKSELGKLYDFFTKDEISVLEDGSLKVAFNYDINKNVLPFLLMFGRHVKVLSPLWLKNEYRNEIKFIYKS
- a CDS encoding IS3 family transposase (programmed frameshift), whose amino-acid sequence is MGTRVSYPVEVKMKAIEMRLANVPVKEVMEELDIRNYTQLKRWMHWYRNGEMHRLKQPVGKQYAFGKGPEFESETAKLQAENLELKQQIEVFKKVRGIGREVAPKVVLQLVEELKDVLPIGEICLHLGVGRSSYYRWRNDVDQSTQKEIRDQQIGDLCKQNKFRYGYRKIANLYPGVCRKTVQRVMQKYGWQCKVKVKKRKRTGQPAYVAPNLLARDFTASKPMEKLVTDITYLPFGQSMMYLSSILDVYNGEIVAQTTGIKQDTDFVLDTLYQLPKLPEGCILHSDQGSVYTSYAYQKAAKEKGITMSMSRKGTPADNSPIESFHSTLKSETFYLDDIYRTTNARVIQIVEEYITYYNNIRIQTKLNSQSPVQYRQLAA
- a CDS encoding helix-turn-helix transcriptional regulator, producing MKNIIKVLRKKLGITQEELAKKCGVSRQTINCIENDKYDPTISLAFKIAKALNTKVDEVFIYE
- a CDS encoding DUF3147 family protein, with the protein product MYVITKIIASAIVIGVVTEISRRFPSYGGIIAAFPLVSLLSIIWLYVQGEQTAMLSKFTLGVLWGLPATAVLLVIVYIALQNSVHLFISIGLGVCGLLIFLLIQDLALKYVRVLFFN
- a CDS encoding ATP-binding protein; this translates as MKQLGTLYFFCGKMGAGKSTKSNQLAIEKHAVLLSEDEWLSSLYPNQITSFEDYLKFSAQLKPMVKKLVQNILSVGTDVVMDFPGNTQKQRKWFWDIASEVNANHQLIFLNLNNEQCLSQIAQRRNEQPERAAFDTEATFIHVTKFFEAPEASEGLNILEFSGKE
- a CDS encoding MarR family winged helix-turn-helix transcriptional regulator codes for the protein MNSKVSLLNQYWTDIYFHLHYLHKEKISHQVVRILQLVDKQDEIGVNEIASFIQVSHNTASEHVKRMIEKNYLIKGRDPLDERKVILCLTDFGKEVLHRNTSLDEEKLEQVLNQLDDNEKNLVEQALKILSDRAKQCM